The following nucleotide sequence is from Mytilus galloprovincialis chromosome 12, xbMytGall1.hap1.1, whole genome shotgun sequence.
GTTGTTGGGTTCCACCTTGAATAAGTTTtcttggatttaaaaaaaaattatgcaacaaTGTTTAGTCAATATATTGtaagtaaaatacatgtattggtCTGCTGTTGATATTActtagtttatatataatttactttGATATCTTAAGAGCTACTTTTAACAATATTGGTTAACTTTGTTTgctggtttacttttaaaaaaagcaGTTAGATTTAAGTttgaattgtcattttttttttgcatcaacattgtcataaatacatgtagtatttcCTTCTGTGTTTATATTGTTTGTAGATATAAAGTTATTATATTAAATgggatatttgatttgatttaaggATTAAGTCCGGTTAAAGAATTACAAGGTCAGATTAGTGATGCTAGTAAAAGAACTCAGCAGAGATATGTAGAGAAGGCTAGACAGTGCTTTGATGTTATGTGTAACACCATTTGTCCTGGAGGAGGTGAATTTCTCAGGTCAGCTTTATTGACAGAAAATGAAACAGATCAAAGCAGCGAGAAGGTGACCTTAGAGGTACTTGTCGAAATCTACAAAAGGGCAGATACTTGGGACCTTCAGAGGCAGATTTTGTCAATAATTGCTGACCAACACAGTTTTGAGGATGTGAAGAAGGTAAAATTGCAGACTACATCTATATCAATAAGAATTTAATTTGATTTCTGGGAATCAGTTTTTATTAAGCAAGTTACTTATTACAGCTTATAATGATAACCTTTTATTTCAGGttaaacaaaatatctttaaatattgtcaagaaaacaattaaacataaaaaataaatggcATTTTGTCTGTGTATGTGGAttcgaaatgaaaaaaaaatattgaccagTACTTAAAATAGTTGACCCACATGATATTGATGATGATGTTTCTGAAAGTGGACACatcatgttttacttttttaatattttatttatttatttgtttgtttttagctGATTCCAGATATAACCCAGTACAAGTTTAAGGCTGCAAAGAAGCACTGCAAGGAGTTTGGAACTGGAGAGCCTGTGAAGAAAACCAAACAGACCAGGGAAAAGTTTGATACTGATCAACTTGAAcactttattgattttataacATCTGGACACATTATTAAGGATCAACCATTTGGAGAAAAGACTTTGAAATTAACAAAtggagaaattattaaaatacctAGTGTTATAAGAAGTCTTGCCCCTTCAACAATAATATTACAATACACAGCTTTATGCAAAGAAGAAAATATCAATCCATTAGGTAAGGTTGTTTTAAATGTGTAATATagaaacataattaaaaaaagaagatatggtatgattgccaatgaggcaactatccacaaaagaccaaaatgacacagacattaaaacaactataggtcaccgtacggccttcaacactgagcaaagcccatattgcatagtcagctattaaaaggcaatgtaaaacaattcaaatgagaaaactaacggccttatttatgtaaaaaaaaatgcaaaattatcaaaaactgaacagattacataaatataatcagagatagAACTCTTAAAAGTAAGcacacatattttatataaaatattacctaaatatgattaaatttaggtttacagatagagataaaaaaaaaacacagttttCTTAGATAAGgactttcaaattttataatataaatcaataataaaataagcAGGCGATACATTTCAGCATACATCTTCTtgtgattttatttgtttgatttcaattaattttactaGTCATTTATGACTTGCTTCTAAAATTAAATCTTTTCATTCAGGTTCTAGTACATTGTACAAACTGTTAGAAGACTGTGCAGCATTAGTTAGGCGTAGTATTGAAGGCCTGGATAATTTTGTAATGGAAGGTTGTCGGGCCTTCAGAGATCTAGAGTCTGTGGTGCATAAACTGGGATTGAACAATGCTGAATCCAAATCTGTTCTAGAAAATCTGCAAAATGCCAAGCGATATCTGAAGTCTGAGCTTAAGGTTTGCACACTatcttttttaattgttaaaaatgaaTTGTATATTTATAGTCCCAGAAAGACATTGAAAATAATAGAAATTGTTTAAGAGGCTGttcaagtaaatatcaggcaaatcctagctatgatatgggtggcacaacatatttttttccccactgtatttttgatttcaatgcaatgtttatatcatacacaggatgtatatatatatgtcaaatatatttttgaatcaacagtggatggctcagaaaatgatgTTAGAGTTCactaacaatgcaacaaaattttgtacaaaatgaagagttatctcgCCTTTTCAATGAATATTCAGTGCTCTGTATGTAACTTTTTTCTCTTAATTTGTTGCagttaattaaaaaacaaaatttaactttgagaaagaatgaatttgtgtTATGAAATAgctgaaaaaaatttgaaaacaaaatatgtcatgtgccattCACTGCAtgcctggtttttccatggaaattctcttaaatcttatttatgtcatgtatgtttcattttcatGAAACAAGGTTTTAAAGCATAATTCTGagtcaaaaattcaaaaactgaaAATTATTAAACGTTTTATACACTGCATTGAAACTTGAATTAATTTGTCTTCCAAACTATTTCAGGTACACACAAGTAGAGAGTGTCAAGTTGGAGATCATTGTTTGTCATTTGCACTAAGTTCAACTGAGCTACCATTTAAAAGTTTGTGTGAGCATAGCCATGACATGGTATGTGGAGACTGTGAAAACATTGATGTAACCCTGAGTTTAATCAAAGACAAAGCTGATGAGAAAGTTACATGGGAAAATAAAGAAGCTATTATGTATACAGTAAGATCACTTTTACACTTAAGGTTTTTTGCTTGTGAGATAGCTGTCTACATATTCAACTACAGTGATATTATATTTCTTCTGTCCTTTGGTCTCTTGttaagatttgtctcattggcaatcttgcCACACCTTTTTTTGACTTAAAAATCAATCTTACTGACACTGGGATTCGAAAATTGATTATCTAGCCTAGTATTAAACATAGccaccaaaataaataaaaagatcatAGACCACCATCATTAATTGCAGATTGTTACAAGTTCAAACTCCTGATACAAGCAAAAATTATTTTTAGaccagaactttttttttatctgtaaaaagcaacttttgaaaaaaaaatctttttaaaaagcaTAACATTGAATAACAATTCATGCTTGTTCTGTATAATTTAGTACTATCTATTGGTGCACAAATTGAGATCAGGTCTACAACTGGTCTGTGAAGAATCTCAGCTTTGATTGCCATTTTCTTACATTTCTATTTAGGTTGAAGAGTCAATTTTAGCAGTAAAAAAATGGAAGGCTCACATTATTAGATCAAGAAACCAGGAAGAGGCAAGATCGTCAATTGTTGAGGACATGACGCACACTGATGTTGTGATAACTTCAGATTGGGCGATGAAGTTTCTCCCTAGGAAGTATCGAGAAGGTTTGTTGTTTATGTTATAGTTTTAGTATGCGATGTCTTGTCTAATACTAGCACAGTTATGACAATATAACATGTCACAATGAAAATTATATAAGGAATATCCAGTCAATAtcttaaagtgttgaaaactgataatgaaaaataactttgtaaATCTCTGCACAAAATTATCAGATCAGAACAAAATATAAACTTACTCTGTAACttttcatgataaaacaatacaccaaatataaaatcaatatccTCAAGCATTATTAAAAAAAGTATGGAAAACTAATTATTTGGAAAAGTCtgtaagtccaaggaccataactcaaCTCAAAATAATCAAACCAGAACAAAATCTTAACTAAATTGAAGGATTGTcatgattaaacaaaaaaataaatatccaatcaatatcttcaagcaaaAAGAAACTAATTTGCCTGACTGGAGGATGGACAGAGTTACAGACTACAAACCTAAAGTGCCCTTAACTTCTTCAGTTCTGGACTAAAACCATACAACCATAGGGCATCCATCACTATACAGCTGAACAGTCTGATGTATAATACTATTGCATATTGGTTATAATTTTTGAAGGGGGAcatgatcttttaaattttaaatgtgaaCTCAATCTAAAAGGTTTGATGTAGCATATTGTCTTTATAAGCCATATACAATGAGTTATCTTTTTCtatcttttcttaaatttatctttatttattcatCAGGTTTCATATGTATTTAAAGATACTGTTGATAATATTTTAGGTCAAGTAGACTGGTTCGCCAAGCGAGGTATCAATTGGCACATTTCCGTGTCTCTGCTTAAGAATCAGTCTTCATTTACCACAATAACACACATCCATGTATTTGAAAGCCCTACGTCACAGGATGCAGCTGTCACATCCCAAATTATGGTAGATGTAGCCAAAGACATTATGCTGCTAAGAACAGATGTGAAACATATCCATTTCTTCTCGGATAATGCTGGATGCTATAAAAGCTCCTACACACTTCTGACACTACAACAAGAACTTTCCAACAGCATTGTTTCGTACAATTTTTGCGAGGCACAAAATGGAAAAGGTATGCTTTAAGTCATCATTTTTAGCTCTCTGTGACCTTTGCCTtaatttaaatgacattttaagccactcattaatatatattgaaaaggaaaaataattatttgcatgattAATGAAAGAttaaagtaaaaaattaaaattgagcaATTTGGGCGATTGAGAGCCAATTGTCAATTTTCTTTAGCCCTTATTTTTATGCCAACAGATTTATCTATAATTCTGCACTTTCTATAAatcttttttacaatatttttttgcaGATTCAAATATGAGTTACCTTTATTAGTTCATTTCCAATTTTGGCATTCATGCattaataatgatattttttacaGGCCCTTGTGATAGACGAGCCTCACATGTGAAATCTATTATTAGACGTTACATTAATGAAGGTCATGATGTTACTACAGCACAACAGATGAAAGAGGTACAATAATACAAAATGATATTATGATTGTTAAAATGGAATGTTATTCTTTTTTGGTCTCAGGTTGACAGTAAAAATATAATCTACTACGGCTTAATATCATTAGCATTACTCCGAAAATTAAATTTTCagttaaattaaacaaaactcaATGACTGTTTGTTTTTTACTTGAGACTTGATGCATGACtatatatttcagaaaaaaaattgtaactttTACTTCAACCATTATTTAATATTACAAATCAACACCTTTAATCTTGAGCAAACTGGAGTAATGTTGTGGAATAACAAAAAAATGCTAGAAATAGTCATTATGAAAGCTGGTGCAAGCTAACTGCATTTAAAAGTCTTAcacattttcaattgatttcagTATTTAAAGCCATAtgtgttcattttattttaaacacaGCATTGCTAAAATTTCAGGTCACAATTTTCCTgacattgaaaacaaatgtattaACCCGAAAAAGATATTATAATTTCACAAACTTAATTTATAGGCAATAGACAGAGAAAAGAAAAAGGATATCAAAATTAAAGTCGTTTCTTCTGTTAACATTGTTGATGTAGTGTCAAGTAAAAGTAACATTCCTTCCATATCACTGATGTACAACTTCCATTTCACTGAAAATGGCCTTAGAATGTGGAAAGCATTTTCTATTGGTGAAGgtatatataaaatcatatgtaATGAGATAGTTTTATAAAGTAT
It contains:
- the LOC143053932 gene encoding uncharacterized protein LOC143053932, coding for MKLEALNSLLSFSGLSPVKELQGQISDASKRTQQRYVEKARQCFDVMCNTICPGGGEFLRSALLTENETDQSSEKVTLEVLVEIYKRADTWDLQRQILSIIADQHSFEDVKKLIPDITQYKFKAAKKHCKEFGTGEPVKKTKQTREKFDTDQLEHFIDFITSGHIIKDQPFGEKTLKLTNGEIIKIPSVIRSLAPSTIILQYTALCKEENINPLGSSTLYKLLEDCAALVRRSIEGLDNFVMEGCRAFRDLESVVHKLGLNNAESKSVLENLQNAKRYLKSELKVHTSRECQVGDHCLSFALSSTELPFKSLCEHSHDMVCGDCENIDVTLSLIKDKADEKVTWENKEAIMYTVEESILAVKKWKAHIIRSRNQEEARSSIVEDMTHTDVVITSDWAMKFLPRKYREGQVDWFAKRGINWHISVSLLKNQSSFTTITHIHVFESPTSQDAAVTSQIMVDVAKDIMLLRTDVKHIHFFSDNAGCYKSSYTLLTLQQELSNSIVSYNFCEAQNGKGPCDRRASHVKSIIRRYINEGHDVTTAQQMKEAIDREKKKDIKIKVVSSVNIVDVVSSKSNIPSISLMYNFHFTENGLRMWKAFSIGEGKQLKWNQLGTPSKTAELKTVTDWVGRDTIRADEDENGNEEDSRICIKEARNSVFKCPEDSCTREFSSSAAVDEHVLIGNCSLNGIKMKISEKAKRLYADKILSNQPQKSVSFEPTNNLPALNSNTVLQMGWGIKFTKSRVTFNEQQKQYMTEKFNIGKVTGNKVDPYVAADEMRNSGLYKKEDFLSGQQISSFFSRLCQKEKKISVEYYVAAEEEDRKENIKKVLLKSNNS